The nucleotide sequence CGTTGTACCAGAGGCGTCGCTGCCGGGTCCAGGGCAATTTTTACCTCCACCACCCGCGCATCCACATCCGCCACCGGGTCCGTATTCAACACATCCTTTTTGGCCACCTTCCATCCCACGCTGGTCACCGTGCCTTGGACCGGTTGGGGCAGCGCCGTCGCCGTGATCACCGCCCGTTGACCCACCCGCACCAGGGGCAGGTCTGTCTCGTACACCTCCGCCACCACCATCATCCGGTCCGTGCGCCCCAAATCCAAAATCCCCGCGCTGCCGATGGTTTCCCCCACCCGGGCGTGAATTTTCAGCACCCGTCCCGCCACCGGCGCCCGGATCAAACTCAAATCCAACTCCACCTGAGCCAGGGCCAACCGCTGCTGGGCCTCCGCCAACTGCACCCTGGCCAGTTGCACATCCACCGGTCGCACCTCCTGGAGACTCGCCAGCACCCCCCGGGCCTGCTGCAACTGCTTTTGCAACGTCTCCACCCGCAGGCGAAACCGGTCCAAATCCGCCGCCGCAATCGCCCCCTCCTGAAACAATTGCTGGCTGCGCTGGAAATCCTTTTGGGCCAGTTGCCACTCCGCCTCCAGCCGGCCAATTTCCGCGCGCTGGGCCTGGATATCCCCGGCTTTTGCCCCCGCCAGGACCTGTTGCAACCGCGCCTGGGCAATCGCCACCTGGGCCTGGGCCAACTGCACCTCCACCTGCCGCTTACGCGTGGTATCTAACGTTGCCAACACCTGC is from Gloeomargarita sp. SRBZ-1_bins_9 and encodes:
- a CDS encoding ABC exporter membrane fusion protein, giving the protein MGRKWLSARWLWFVLGMGAIAGLVVLGRWVYGRLRPERAQQVAVVTPTPRPMVAALGRIQPEGEVITLSAPSSIEGARLAELRVREGDRVQAGQVLATLDTTRKRQVEVQLAQAQVAIAQARLQQVLAGAKAGDIQAQRAEIGRLEAEWQLAQKDFQRSQQLFQEGAIAAADLDRFRLRVETLQKQLQQARGVLASLQEVRPVDVQLARVQLAEAQQRLALAQVELDLSLIRAPVAGRVLKIHARVGETIGSAGILDLGRTDRMMVVAEVYETDLPLVRVGQRAVITATALPQPVQGTVTSVGWKVAKKDVLNTDPVADVDARVVEVKIALDPAATPLVQRLTNMVVNVRIEL